The Pseudomonas moraviensis genome contains the following window.
TCGTCCGCTGAATTTCCCCGAAGACGTGCTCAAAGCGGTGCCGGGCCAGGCGAAAAGCGAAGAGTCGCTGTACATCAGCCGGCGTCAGCAACTGCACGATGAAATCGGCGGCCTGCAGGAGCAGCTGATCCAGCGTCAGCAGGAGCTGCGGGAGTTCAGCTCCAAGCAAGCGCAGTACCGTCAGCAGCTCGGCTTGCAGCGTCAGGAAATCAATATGTCCGAGCCGCTGGTGGCGCAGGGCGCGGTCTCGCCGGTAGAAGTGCTGCGCCTCAAGCGTGCCGAAGTGGAGACCCGTGGCCAGCTCGACGCGACCACGCTGGCCATCCCGCGCGCGGAATCGGCGATCAAAGAAGTGCAGCGCAAGATCGACGAAACCCGCGGCAAATTCCGCAGCGAAGCGCTGACCCAGCTCAACGAAGCGCGCACCGATCTGAACAAGGCCCAGGCCACCGGCAAGGCGCTGGAGGACCGCGTCAGCCGTACGCTGGTCACCTCGCCGGTGCGCGGTATCGTCAACAAGTTGCTGGTCAACACCATCGGCGGCGTGATCCAGCCGGGCAGCGACATGGTCGAAATCGTGCCGCTGGATGACACCCTGCTGGTCGAAGCCAAGATCCGTCCGCAGGACATCGCGTTCCTGCATCCGGGGCAGGAAGCGATCGTCAAATTCACCGCCTATGACTACACCATTTACGGCGGGCTGAAGGCACAACTCGAGCAGATTGGCGCCGACACCATCACCGACGAAGACAAGAAAACCACCTATTACGTGATCAAGGTGCGCACCGAGCGCAGTCATCTGGGCACGGACGACAAACCGCTGTTGATCATTCCGGGGATGGTTGCTTCGGTGGATATCATCACGGGCAAGAAATCGGTGTTGAGCTATTTGCTGAAGCCGATCATTCGGGCGCGGGCTGAAGCGTTGCACGAGCGCTAGATCTTCGGTGGCCTTGCTGGCCTCATCGCGAGCAGGCTCACTCCTACAGTTGATTGCATTTCTTCAGATGGAATGCGATCCCTGTAGGAGTGAGCCTGCTCGCGATAGCGCTAGCCCAAGCGCCGCATCTCTGTCGGGAAGTGACAAAAATCGTCACTCCACGCCCTTACCCTTCGTCATATCGTTATTCATTAACGGTATTTAATTTCAAATTCTTATAGCTATAAAGTCACCCACCTGCGTACCTGCCGACCAATCGCCGCGCCGCACGACCTGAACCGACACGCAATCCAGCGTGAGTGTCTGATCGACGTGCGCGTCCGTGAGCGCGCCGTGCGTGGGAGATGATTGATGTCCGCCGCTACTGCCACCGAAAGCGCCGCAACTGCCGCGCCACAAGTTTTCGAAATTCGTCCATTCAGCGGTGCCGTCGGCGCCGAGATCGTTGGCCTCGACCTCAGCCGACCGGTCAATGATCAGGACTTCGCGCGCATTCACCGCGCGCACCTGGATCACCACGTCGTGGTCTTTCGCGATCAGCAGATCACCCCGCAACAGCAAATCGATTTCAGCCGTCGCTTCGGCGTGTTGCAGATCCATGTGCTCAAGCAGTTCCTGCTGGCCAATCACCCGGAAATTCTCATCGTTTCCAACATCATCGAGAACGGCCAGAACATCGGTCTCGGTGACGCCGGCAAGTTCTGGCATTCCGATCTTTCCTATAAAGAGCTGCCAAGTCTCGGCTCGATGCTGCACGCCCAAGAGCTGCCCTCCGAGGGCGGCGACACGCTGTTTGCCGACATGCACAAAGCCTGGGACAACCTGCCCGCTGCGTTGCGCAACGCGGTCGAAGGGCGTTCCGCCGCGCATTCCTACACCGCGCGCTACAGCGAAACCAAATTCGAAGGCAACTGGCGCCCGACCCTGACCCCGGAACAACTGGCCCAGGTCGCAGAAGTAGTGCACCCGGTAGTGCGCACCCACCCGGAAAACGGTCGCAAGGCCCTGTTCGTCAGCGAAGGCTTCACCACGCGCATCGTCGGCCTCCCGGAAGACGAAAGTCGCCAGCTGCTTGCCGAACTCTTCGCCCACAGCGTGCTGCCGCAAAACATCTACCGCCATCAGTGGGAACCCCACGATCTGGTGTTCTGGGACAACCGTTCGCTGATCCACCTCGCCGCCGGCTGTCCTGCGCATCTGCGCCGCAAGCTGTATCGCACGACCATTCAGGGCGACGCGCCTTTCTGATTTGCCGGAGATCGACCATGAACGCCCCTTTGCCAGGCCACGCGGCCAGCAACCCGATCGCCCACAGCGAAGCGTTGTTGGCCGTCGATCACGTCAGCCTCGAATACCGCACGCCGCAACGCGTGGTGCGCGCCACTCACCAGGTCAGTTTCGCCGTCGATCCGGCGGATCGTTTCGTCCTGCTCGGCCCGTCCGGCTGTGGCAAATCCACCCTGCTCAAAGCGGTCGCCGGGTTCATCCAGCCCTGCGAAGGCGAGATCCGCCTGCAAGGTCAGCGCGTCGATGCACCGGGGCCGGATCGCATTGTGGTGTTTCAGGAATTCGACCAGTTGCCGCCGTGGAAAACCGTGAAGCAGAACGTGATGTTCCCGTTGCTGGCCTCGCGCACCTTGAACAAGAAGGACGCGGAAGAACGCGCGCTGCACTATCTGGAAAAGGTCGGCCTGGCGGCGTTCGCCGACGCCTATCCGCACACCTTGTCCGGCGGCATGAAAGCGCGGGTGGCGATCGCCCGGGCGTTGGCCATGCAGCCGAAAATCCTTTTGATGGATGAACCCTTCGCTGCACTCGATGCGCTGACCCGCCGCAAGATGCAGGAGGAATTGCTGCTGCTCTGGGAAGAGGTGCGCTTCACCCTGTTGTTCGTCACCCACTCGATCGAAGAGGCGTTGGTGGTGGGCAATCGCATCCTGTTGCTGTCGCCGCATCCGGGGCGGGTGCGCGCCGAAGTGCACAGCCATCAATACGATCTGCACAGCCTCGGTGGCGTGGCGTTTCAGGAATCGGCGCGGCGCATTCATCGTCTGCTGTTCGATGAAGGCCAGGCGCCGGAGACCGAACGTGAGCATGACTTCAACGACATTCGCATCGCCTATTGAGCGGCCAGGAGGACTACCCGATGAGCCATTCATCATCCGTGCGTGAAGAATTCGAAACCGTGCTCGAGCCGCTGACCGCAGTGCCGGTCGAGCGCGAATTGCCGCTCGGCACGCGCCTGTGGCAACAGGGCTGGCTGCGCAAAAGCCTGATCCTGATCGTGCTGGCGATTATCTGGGAAGTGGTCGCGCGGATTCAGAACAACGACCTGATGCTGCCGAGCTTTCTGCAAACCGCACAGGCCTTGTTTGACGGTGTGCTCAGTGGCGAGCTGCTGGCCAAGGTGTGGATATCTTTGGTGGTGCTGATCAAGGGCTACCTGATCGGCATCGTTCTCGCGTTCGCCCTGACGACATTGGCGGTCTCGACCCAGTTGGGGCGTGATCTGCTCAGTACGATGACCTCGATGTTCAACCCGTTGCCGGCGATTGCCCTGCTGCCGCTGGCGTTGTTGTGGTTCGGGTTGGGGCAGAACAGCCTGATCTTCGTGCTGGTGCATTCGGTGTTGTGGGCGTTGGCGCTGAACACTTATGCCGGATTTCTCGGCGTCTCCGAGACGCTGCGCATGGCCGGGCGCAATTATGGTTTGAAGGGCTTGCGCCTGGTCTTGTTCATCCTGATCCCGGCGGCGCTGCCGTCGATTCTCGCGGGTCTGAAAATTGGCTGGGCGTTCGCCTGGCGCACGTTGATTGCCGCCGAACTGGTGTTTGGCGCGACCAGTGGCAAGGGCGGGCTGGGCTGGTACATCTTTCAGAATCGCAATGAGCTGTACACCGACAAGGTGTTTGCCGGATTGGCGGTGGTGATCCTGATTGGCTTGCTGGTGGAAAACCTGGTGTTCGATACCCTCGAGCGTGTGACCGTCAAGCGTTGGGGTATGCAACGTTAACAATGGTATGCCGGCTGGCCCAATCGCGAGCAGGCTCACTCCTACATTTGAAATGCGTGCCCCTGTAGGAGTGAGCCTGCTCGCGATAGCTTTTTCAAAGGCTCCGCCACTCTTGAGTATGTTTGCTAGCATTGCGCACAGATCAATCCAGATCAGCCAAGAGTGCTCAGCATGCAACTCCCGGACATGAACCTTCTGGTCGCCCTCGATGCCTTGCTCGACGAGGGCAGTGTGGTCGGCGCGGCGCGGCGGATGAACCTCAGCCCGGCGGCCATGAGCCGCACGCTGACGCGGATTCGCGAAGCCATCGGCGATCCGATTCTGGTCCGCGCCGGGCGCGGTCTGGTGCCGACACCCAAAGCTCTTGAGCTGCGCGAACAGGTACGCGACGTGGTCGAGCAGGCGGCGCTGCTGTTCCGCTCCGCCGACAGCGTCGAGCTGGGCACCTTGCGCCGGCGTTTCAGCATCCGTGCCAATGATTTCTTCGTCGGCGTCTACGGCGGCAAGCTGTTCGACACCCTCGACCAGCTCGCCCCGCATTGCGAATTGCGCTTCGTCCCGGAAGGTGACGGCGACGATGAGGCGCTGCGCGAAGGGCGCATCGATCTGAGCGTCAGCAATACCCGTCCGCTCACGCCGGAAGTGAAAGTGCAGAACCTGTTCTCCACCCATTTCGTCGGCCTGGTGCGCGAGAACCATCCGTTGCTCGATGGCGAAATCACTGCCGAACGCTACGCCGGGTTTTCCCACATCAGCATGTCGCGCCGGGGCATTGCTCGCGGCCCGATTGATACGGCGCTGAACGCGCTGGGGCTGGAGCGCCGGGTGGCGGTCATCGCGCCGAGTTTTCATGCGGCGATGTTTGCCTTGCCTGACTCCGACCTGATCCTGCCGGTGCCCAAAGAGGCCCTGCTCAGCGTACGGCGGCTGGGGCTGAAACTGCGCTCGTTCGACCTGCCGATTCCGCTGCCGATGCTGATGCTGACCCAGGCCTGGCACCCGCGCTTCGACAAGGACCCGGCCCACCGCTGGCTGCGCGAAACCCTCAAGACCTGCTGCGATGAAACGTGGCTGGCCGCACAGCCATAATCTCGAATTGCGCACAAATCCCCTGTAGGAGTGAGCCTGCTCGCGATAGCGTTGTGTCAGTCTCCAAACATGGCGACTGGTGCGCCGCCATCGCGAGCAGGCTCACTCCTACAGGGGATAATCGTTGTGTCTGATGCACTTATAACCTGCCAATAAGTCAATTTTCGTCAGCATCAAGCCCCACTAAAATGCTCCGGTATTTCACCCGCGGAGTTTTCATTCATGACATCCCTGACGGTCACGGCGCCCCTTGCCGCGGCCAGCCCGGCGACGGCGGCTGCGCCACCGGTGTTCGGGGCGCGGATCATCATTGGTCTGGTCGGCGTGCTGTTGGCCGTGCTGGTCTCGGGCCTCAACGAGATGGTCACCAAAGTCGCACTCGCCGATATTCGCGGCGCGCTGCACATCGGTTACGACGAAGGCACCTGGCTGGTCGCCAGTTACACCGCCACGTCGGTCGCGGCCATGGCCTTTGCGCCGTGGTGCTCGGTGACCTTCTCGCTGCGCCGTTTCACCCTCTGCGCCATCGGCCTGTTTACCCTGCTTGGCGTGCTGTGCCCGTTCGCCCCGAATTACGAAAGTCTGTTGTTGATGCGCATCCTTCAGGGCCTGGCCGGCGGCGCGCTGCCGCCGATGCTGATGACCGTCGCGCTGCGCTTTCTCCCCGCCAACATCAAACTCTACGGGCTGGCCGGCTACGCCTTGACCGCGACGTTCGGTCCGGGGCTCGGCACGCCGCTGGCCGGCCTGTGGACCGAACACGTCGGCTGGCAATGGACCTTCTGGCAGATCATCGTGCCGTGCCTGATCGCCATGGCTGCCGTGGCCTACGGCTTGCCGCAGGATCCGCTGCGGCTGGAGCGGCTCAAGTCATTCAACTGGAAAGGCTTGCTGCTGGGCTTTCCGGCGATCTGCATGTTGGTCATCGGCCTGTTGCAGGGCAATCGGCTGGACTGGTTCGAATCAAGTTTGATCTGCGCCTTGCTCGGTGCCGGTTCGCTGCTGCTGGTGGCTTTTCTGATCAATGAATGGTCGCAGCCGATTCCGTTTTTCAAGCTGCAGATGCTCGGCATCCGCAACCTGATGTTCGCGTTGATCACCCTCGCCGGCGTGCTGATCGTGCTGTTGGCGGTGGTGCTGATTCCGTCGAGTTATCTGGCGCAGGTGCAGGGTTATCGTCCGGCGCAAACCGCGCCGATCATGCTCATCGCCGCGTTGCCGCAGTTGATCGCGCTGCCGCTGGTGGCGGCGCTGTGCAATTTACGCTGGGTCGACTGCCGTTGGGTGCTTGGCATTGGTCTTGGCATGCTCGCGCTGTCCTGCCTGGGCGGTTCGCACCTGACGTCGCAGTGGATCCGCGACGATTTCTACGTCCTGCAATGGCTGCAGATTTTCGGCCAGCCGATGGCGGTGTTGCCGCTGCTGATGTTGTCGACCGGCAGTATCTCGCCGATGGAAGGGCCTTTCGCGTCAGCGTGGTTCAACACCGTCAAGGGGCTGGCGGCAGTGGTTGCTACCGGCGTAATCGAAGCGCTGACCACCTCGCGCCTGCATTTCCATTCGACCATGTTGGTCGACAGCCTCGGCAATTCGCCGCTGGCCGATCACAGCGATCCGGGCCTCGCTCACCGCCTGCACGAGCAGGCGGTGGTGCTGACTTCGTCCGACCTCTACGTGTGCATGGCTGGAGTCGCCGTGGCGTTGATCCTGCTGATTTTCTGGCTGCCGACGCGGATTTATCCACCGCGCGCGCCGACCTGATCGCTGCACTGAAACTGAAGGTTTTTTTATGACTCAATCCAAGCAAAAACTCGCGGTAGCCGTGGCTGCCGCATTGGCGGTGGGCGTGCTGGTGTACCTGGCGATGCCAGGACTGTTCGGAAACCGCACCGAGCAAACCACCAACGACGCGTTCGTCTCCGCCGACTACACGCTGGTGGTGCCGCGCGTGGCCGGCTTCATCAAACAGGTGCTGGTTGAAGACAACCAACAGGTCAAGGCCGGGCAGTTGCTGGCGTTGATCGATGACCGCGATTTGCGCGCCGCAGCGGAAGCGGCGGATGCGCAAACCCTGGTCGCGCGGGCGCAGTTGCAGAACGCCAACGCGACTCTGGAGCGGCAGGCTTCGCTGATTGCTCAGGCACAGGCTGCAGTGGTCTCGGCCAAAGCGCAAATGGCTTTCGCGCAGCAGGAACTGAACCGCTACAACCACCTCGCCGGGGTCGGCGCCGGCACCGTGCAGAACGCGCAACAGGCACGCACGCGCATCGATCAGGCTTCGGCGCGCCTGGACACCGCGACGGCGAAGCTGGCGGCCGAACGCAAGCAGGTCGAAATCCTCACTGCCCAGCGCAACGCTGCCGAAGGCACTCTGAAACACGCGCAGGCGGCGCTGGAAATCGCCAGTTTCAACCTGTCGTACACGCGCATCACCGCGCCGCAGGACGGCATGATCGGCGAACGTGCAGTGCGTGTCGGCGCCTACGTCACGCCGGGCAGCAAACTGCTGGCGGTGGTGCCGTTGCAGCAGGCGTATGTGGTTGCCAATTTTCAGGAAACCCAATTGACCGACGTGCAGCCGGGGCAGGATGTGCAGGTACGGGTCGACAGCCTGGGCGGCGAAGCGCTGAGCGGTCGCGTTGAGAGCATCGCGCCGGCAACGGGCGTGACTTTTGCGGCGGTGAAACCGGATAACGCGACGGGCAATTTCACCAAAGTGGTGCAGCGGATTCCGGTGAAGATCATGCTGGAGCCGGGCCAGCCATTGGCCGAGCGCTTGCGGGTGGGGATGTCGGTCGAGGCGAGTATTGATACCGCCAGCTCAAAAGTATCCAAGCGTGAGGTGACGCAGCGATGATCGGTGTTGAATCGGCTGTCGCCTTCGCGAGCAGGCTCGCTCCCACATTTTGTAATGCGTTCCCCCTGTGGGAGCGAGCCTCCTCGCGAAAACGCCAGTGGCAGCAACTCACCCTGAGTACCTTGCTTGCAGTCAGCCTCGGCGCTTGTACCGTCGGCCCGGACTTCCAGAAACCCGCAGCCACTCAACCCGCCGACTGGGCCAAACCCGCCCAGTCCGCCCCAAGCCAGGCCGTCAACGAACCGCTGAACGAACGCTGGTGGGAAACCTTCCAGGACCCGCAGCTCTCCGCGCTCACTCAGCGCGCGCTCAACAGCAACCTCGACCTCAAACTGGCCAGCAGCCGCCTGCAACAAAGTCGCGCCGCGCGCCAGGTGATCACCGCCGAGCGTTATCCGAACAGCGCCGCCACCGGCAGCTACGCACGCAAACGCAACAGCGGCAAGGGTCTGAACGATCCATCGGGGAATAACGGTGATTCGGCCTTCAACCTGTGGGACGCCGGTTTCTCGGCTTCATGGGAGCTGGATTTCTGGGGCCGCGTACGTCGTGAAACCGAGGCCGCGGATGCCAACCTCGAAGTGGCGGAAAACGATCGTCGCGGTGTGCTGCTGACCGTACTGGCCGACACCGCGCAAAACTACATTCAGCTGCGCGGGGTGCAGAACACCCGTGCCGTCACCGAGCAGAACCTCGACGTCGCCCGGCACAGCCTGAAACTTTCGCAGCTGCGTTTGGCCGATGGCGTGGCGACCGATCTCGACGTCGCCGAGGCCGCCGCGCAAGTCGCCGCCATCGAAGCACGACTGCCAGCGCTCGAGCAGCGTCAGGCGCAACTGATCAACGCGATCAGTCTGTTGATGGGCGAACCGCCGCAAGCCCTCGCTCAAACGTTATCCACAGACGCGGCAGTGCCGCAGTCGCCTCTGCAAGTCGCCATCGGCCTGCCGTCTGAATTGGCCGAACGCCGCCCGGATATCCGCCAGGCCGAAGCGCGTCTGCACGCCGCCACCGCCAACATCGGCGTGGCCCAGGGCGATTTCTATCCCCGCATCACCCTGTCCGGCAACCTCGGATCGCAGGCCCTGCAACTCAGCGATTTCGGTTCATGGGGCTCGCGCGCCTTTGGTATCGGCCCGCAATTCAGCTTGCCGCTGTTCGACGGCGGACGTTTGCGCGGCATGCTGCAGCTGCGCGAAGCCCAACAACAGGAAGCGGCCATCGCCTACCAGCAGACCGTTCTGCGCGCCTGGCATGAAATTGACGATCAACTGACCGCGTACAACGCCAGCCAGCGCCGTCGCGATAGCCTCGCCGAAGCCGTGCGCCAGAACCAGATCGCCCTGCGCACCGCGCAGCAGCAGTACGTCGAGGGTGTGGTCGATTTCGTCAACGTCCTCACCGTGCAGAGCGCCTTGCTCGCCACGCAGGAACAATGGGTGGAAAGCTCAACCGGCGTTTCCCTGGCAATGGTCGGCTTGTACAAGGCGCTGGGCGGCGGATGGCAGTCGGTCTATCCGGCAGCGCAGCTGGCCGCAGGCTCGCCGGACGTCGCCAGGCCGTGAACCCACAGCGACAGCTATGATCAACTCCACTGCAGCAAACGGCGTGACACCGGACCTGAGTTCCAGAGGAGTTGCATCATGGAAAATCCGCAGCACAGCCTACCGGCCCTGTTCAAACAACTCGGCCTCCCTCACGACGCGATCAGCATCGATCAGTTCATCGCCAGCCATTCCCCGCTCAAGCCGGATTTGCATCTGGCCGACGCGTTTTTCTGGACGGAAAGTCAGGCGCAGTTTCTGCGCGAGGAGATTCTGGATGATGCGGATTGGGCGGAGGTGGTGGATCAGTTGAATTTGATATTGCGGAAGAAAGCATAAATAGACCAAAATCACGTCCTAATTTGAGGTCCTTATTATGCAAAGTGTTCTTGCCGATATGGCTGTCAGTGTCTCTGAACTAAAGAAAAATCCTACTGCCGTGTTGAACGGTGCACATGGGGGGGCCGTCGCTGTCCTCAACCACAATCGCGTCATGGGTTATATGGTGCCGGCCGAAGTTTACGAAGCGATGATGGAGCGGCTTGATGATCTTGAGCTGGCTGACATCGTTCGTTCGCGCCTTCACGAAACGCCCATTTCGGTAAGCCTGGATGACTTATAAGCTTGAGTTTCTGCCGTCTGCGCACAAAGAGTGGAACAAGCTGGGTCATACGTTGCGGGAGCAGTTCAAAAAGAAGCTGGGTGAGAGGCTGAAGCTTCCCAGAATCCCGGCTGACGCCCTCCACAGCATGCCCGACTGCTACAAAATCAAACTCAAAGCCTCGGGATATCGATTGGTTTACCAAGTCATCGACGAACGAGTCGTGGTTTCCGTGCTAGCGGTTGGCAAGCGCGAACGCAGCAGCGTTTACGATGCTGCCAAGAACCGTTGAACGAGCCCCCGCTTTATTCAAGTGGCCGATGTTTGTCGATGAGATTCTTGAGTGACCGGGCTGGGCCATCAAAGTGTGGGATCAGTTTGATGTATCGTCTGGCATGAGGCGCAGCATGTAAAAAAAATTGCGCGAAAAGGCTCAGATGTAAAAAAAACCTCCTTACTGTAAAAAAAATTTCGTTCTGTCACTCGCATTAGATTTTTTCTACGAAAAATTGCGAATCCAACTTGTGGACGCCTCGGCCAAGCGTGGAGAGATTTGTTTCAAAACTTGACTGAAATTCCCCACCAATGCGATATTGATAGTTAGCAAACTAACAGTGTCCGTTATCCCGTGTCCGATTCCCTCGACAGTCTCCAGATGAACATCAGCAGCGCCATGGTGGTGGCCGCCCGGCATTGGCGGAAGATCTGCCAGACCACGCTGGTCAATTACGGAATTTCCGAAGCCTGCGCCGTGCCCTTGTTGATGATCGGGCGTTTGGGCGAGGGCGTGCGCCAGGTGCAAGTCGCCCAAGCGGCGGGGATGGAGAGTCCGTCGCTGGTGCGCTTGCTCGATCAGCTGTGCCATGCCGGTTACGTCTGCCGCACTGAGGATGCCCAGGATCGTCGCGCCAAGTGCCTGAGCCTGACCGACACCGGTCGCGAGCTGGTGCAGGCGGTGGAGGCCGAGCTGGTGCGCTTGCGCCACGAAGTGCTGGAAGGCATCGAGCGCAGCGATCTGGAAGCTACGCTTCGGGTACTCAGGGCTTTTGAGGCGGCGAGTTCGCCTGTGGTGGTCAATTCTTGAACGGTTTTTTCACTGGCATGCCGCCGGCCCGTGACTGGTTTTACGGGGTACGTACTTTTGCCGCGTCGATGATTGCGCTGTACATCGCCTTGCTCATGCAAATGCCGCGTCCGTATTGGGCGATGGCCACGGTGTACATCGTCTCCAGCCCGTTTCTCGGCCCGACCAGTTCCAAGGCTCTATACCGGGCAGCGGGTACTTTTCTCGGTGCGGCGGCGGCAGTGCTGTTCGTGCCGATGTTCGTGCAAAGCCCCTACGTGCTGGTGGTGGTCATTGCCTTGTGGACCGGCATTCTGCTGTTCATGTCCCTGCATTTGCGCACGGCCAACAGCTACGCACTGATGCTGGCCGGCTACACCTTGCCGTTGATTGCCCTGCCGGTGGTGGATAATCCGCTGGCGGTGTGGGATGTGGCCGAGGCGCGTACCGAAGAGATTTTCCTTGGCATCGCCGTTGCTGCGGTGGTCGGTGCGATGTTCTGGCCGCGCCGGCTGGCGCCGGTGTTCAACGATGCGGTAAGCAAGTGGTTCGCCGATGCGACGAGCTACAGCCTGAAGTTTCTCAGTCGCGATGTGCAGCCGGAAGAAGTCACCGCGCTGCGCATGGCCATGGTCGCCAATTTCAACAGCCTTGAATTGATGATCGGCCAGTTGCCCCACGAAGGCGCGCGGCCACAGACCGTGCGCAACACCAAGGAGCTGCGCGGACGGATGATTCACCTGCTGCCGGTGATCGATGCGCTTGAGGATTCGCTATACGCCTTGGAACGGCGC
Protein-coding sequences here:
- a CDS encoding HlyD family type I secretion periplasmic adaptor subunit; translated protein: MLLKSGVKESIRRYFKGSASLQGQPLPEVNKALIEDAPRVVRLTIWAIIGFFVFLMLWANFAVIDEVTKGDGKAIPSSKIQKIQNLEGGIVSELFVKEGQIVEAGAPLIRLDDTRFASNVGETEADRLSMLLRVERLSAEVDDRPLNFPEDVLKAVPGQAKSEESLYISRRQQLHDEIGGLQEQLIQRQQELREFSSKQAQYRQQLGLQRQEINMSEPLVAQGAVSPVEVLRLKRAEVETRGQLDATTLAIPRAESAIKEVQRKIDETRGKFRSEALTQLNEARTDLNKAQATGKALEDRVSRTLVTSPVRGIVNKLLVNTIGGVIQPGSDMVEIVPLDDTLLVEAKIRPQDIAFLHPGQEAIVKFTAYDYTIYGGLKAQLEQIGADTITDEDKKTTYYVIKVRTERSHLGTDDKPLLIIPGMVASVDIITGKKSVLSYLLKPIIRARAEALHER
- a CDS encoding TauD/TfdA dioxygenase family protein codes for the protein MSAATATESAATAAPQVFEIRPFSGAVGAEIVGLDLSRPVNDQDFARIHRAHLDHHVVVFRDQQITPQQQIDFSRRFGVLQIHVLKQFLLANHPEILIVSNIIENGQNIGLGDAGKFWHSDLSYKELPSLGSMLHAQELPSEGGDTLFADMHKAWDNLPAALRNAVEGRSAAHSYTARYSETKFEGNWRPTLTPEQLAQVAEVVHPVVRTHPENGRKALFVSEGFTTRIVGLPEDESRQLLAELFAHSVLPQNIYRHQWEPHDLVFWDNRSLIHLAAGCPAHLRRKLYRTTIQGDAPF
- a CDS encoding ABC transporter ATP-binding protein, whose product is MNAPLPGHAASNPIAHSEALLAVDHVSLEYRTPQRVVRATHQVSFAVDPADRFVLLGPSGCGKSTLLKAVAGFIQPCEGEIRLQGQRVDAPGPDRIVVFQEFDQLPPWKTVKQNVMFPLLASRTLNKKDAEERALHYLEKVGLAAFADAYPHTLSGGMKARVAIARALAMQPKILLMDEPFAALDALTRRKMQEELLLLWEEVRFTLLFVTHSIEEALVVGNRILLLSPHPGRVRAEVHSHQYDLHSLGGVAFQESARRIHRLLFDEGQAPETEREHDFNDIRIAY
- a CDS encoding ABC transporter permease, whose translation is MSHSSSVREEFETVLEPLTAVPVERELPLGTRLWQQGWLRKSLILIVLAIIWEVVARIQNNDLMLPSFLQTAQALFDGVLSGELLAKVWISLVVLIKGYLIGIVLAFALTTLAVSTQLGRDLLSTMTSMFNPLPAIALLPLALLWFGLGQNSLIFVLVHSVLWALALNTYAGFLGVSETLRMAGRNYGLKGLRLVLFILIPAALPSILAGLKIGWAFAWRTLIAAELVFGATSGKGGLGWYIFQNRNELYTDKVFAGLAVVILIGLLVENLVFDTLERVTVKRWGMQR
- a CDS encoding LysR family transcriptional regulator — translated: MQLPDMNLLVALDALLDEGSVVGAARRMNLSPAAMSRTLTRIREAIGDPILVRAGRGLVPTPKALELREQVRDVVEQAALLFRSADSVELGTLRRRFSIRANDFFVGVYGGKLFDTLDQLAPHCELRFVPEGDGDDEALREGRIDLSVSNTRPLTPEVKVQNLFSTHFVGLVRENHPLLDGEITAERYAGFSHISMSRRGIARGPIDTALNALGLERRVAVIAPSFHAAMFALPDSDLILPVPKEALLSVRRLGLKLRSFDLPIPLPMLMLTQAWHPRFDKDPAHRWLRETLKTCCDETWLAAQP
- a CDS encoding MFS transporter, translating into MTSLTVTAPLAAASPATAAAPPVFGARIIIGLVGVLLAVLVSGLNEMVTKVALADIRGALHIGYDEGTWLVASYTATSVAAMAFAPWCSVTFSLRRFTLCAIGLFTLLGVLCPFAPNYESLLLMRILQGLAGGALPPMLMTVALRFLPANIKLYGLAGYALTATFGPGLGTPLAGLWTEHVGWQWTFWQIIVPCLIAMAAVAYGLPQDPLRLERLKSFNWKGLLLGFPAICMLVIGLLQGNRLDWFESSLICALLGAGSLLLVAFLINEWSQPIPFFKLQMLGIRNLMFALITLAGVLIVLLAVVLIPSSYLAQVQGYRPAQTAPIMLIAALPQLIALPLVAALCNLRWVDCRWVLGIGLGMLALSCLGGSHLTSQWIRDDFYVLQWLQIFGQPMAVLPLLMLSTGSISPMEGPFASAWFNTVKGLAAVVATGVIEALTTSRLHFHSTMLVDSLGNSPLADHSDPGLAHRLHEQAVVLTSSDLYVCMAGVAVALILLIFWLPTRIYPPRAPT
- a CDS encoding HlyD family secretion protein, translating into MTQSKQKLAVAVAAALAVGVLVYLAMPGLFGNRTEQTTNDAFVSADYTLVVPRVAGFIKQVLVEDNQQVKAGQLLALIDDRDLRAAAEAADAQTLVARAQLQNANATLERQASLIAQAQAAVVSAKAQMAFAQQELNRYNHLAGVGAGTVQNAQQARTRIDQASARLDTATAKLAAERKQVEILTAQRNAAEGTLKHAQAALEIASFNLSYTRITAPQDGMIGERAVRVGAYVTPGSKLLAVVPLQQAYVVANFQETQLTDVQPGQDVQVRVDSLGGEALSGRVESIAPATGVTFAAVKPDNATGNFTKVVQRIPVKIMLEPGQPLAERLRVGMSVEASIDTASSKVSKREVTQR
- a CDS encoding efflux transporter outer membrane subunit, whose protein sequence is MIGVESAVAFASRLAPTFCNAFPLWERASSRKRQWQQLTLSTLLAVSLGACTVGPDFQKPAATQPADWAKPAQSAPSQAVNEPLNERWWETFQDPQLSALTQRALNSNLDLKLASSRLQQSRAARQVITAERYPNSAATGSYARKRNSGKGLNDPSGNNGDSAFNLWDAGFSASWELDFWGRVRRETEAADANLEVAENDRRGVLLTVLADTAQNYIQLRGVQNTRAVTEQNLDVARHSLKLSQLRLADGVATDLDVAEAAAQVAAIEARLPALEQRQAQLINAISLLMGEPPQALAQTLSTDAAVPQSPLQVAIGLPSELAERRPDIRQAEARLHAATANIGVAQGDFYPRITLSGNLGSQALQLSDFGSWGSRAFGIGPQFSLPLFDGGRLRGMLQLREAQQQEAAIAYQQTVLRAWHEIDDQLTAYNASQRRRDSLAEAVRQNQIALRTAQQQYVEGVVDFVNVLTVQSALLATQEQWVESSTGVSLAMVGLYKALGGGWQSVYPAAQLAAGSPDVARP
- a CDS encoding DUF2789 domain-containing protein produces the protein MENPQHSLPALFKQLGLPHDAISIDQFIASHSPLKPDLHLADAFFWTESQAQFLREEILDDADWAEVVDQLNLILRKKA
- a CDS encoding type II toxin-antitoxin system Phd/YefM family antitoxin codes for the protein MQSVLADMAVSVSELKKNPTAVLNGAHGGAVAVLNHNRVMGYMVPAEVYEAMMERLDDLELADIVRSRLHETPISVSLDDL
- a CDS encoding type II toxin-antitoxin system RelE family toxin, whose product is MTYKLEFLPSAHKEWNKLGHTLREQFKKKLGERLKLPRIPADALHSMPDCYKIKLKASGYRLVYQVIDERVVVSVLAVGKRERSSVYDAAKNR